In the genome of Cryptococcus neoformans var. neoformans B-3501A chromosome 5, whole genome shotgun sequence, the window TCACGACCACATCTTCTGTGTATAACCAACACGAACCGAAAACATGCTCTTATACATCCCATTCCGACCTCTCTTCGCTCGGCCTGTCCTCTCAAAATGCATCCACACCACCCCTACCTTCTTGCGCGCGCCATCCTCTTTTACCCGTCCTGgccctccgcctcttcctccagccgAGCAAGCAGAGTTTGAGGCCCTTCTTAAAGCCAATCAGACTATTGGCACTATTCCTACTGCGGAGCAAGAGAATGAGAAAGATCTACATCAAGACGTGAGGAAGGGACCCAAGCCTGAATTTGATGGTGATGTCAATCCCAAGACTGGGGAACAAGGTGGACCGAAGAATGATCCATTCGTAGCGGGAGATGCGGACTGGCAATTTGGAGGACGAGTAACCGTGAGTTCTGCCATTATCAAGGTTCTTTTTTCAATGAGTGGCAAAATAGCTAACGGGACCAATAGGACTTCTAATCAGAGATAGACAGTGTGTTggcatgatgatggattgATAAATAAAAGATGTTTTACTGAATACCAGCTATTAAACCGGTTCAGGAAAAATAAGGCTTCATGATAATACGGGTTCGGACACTCTTAACAGCTTACGCATTCTTTTAAAGACGTAGAAATAGGAATCTACCATACAAAAAAAATCATCCATCGCAATCGACATGTGACCTTAGAAGTCTACACCAGTCCCTAAGGAAACATTCTAATAGCTACAGACACTACTACTGAGCATACTTTCGAGTCCATTCTCTGGCTTGGGCGATGGCAGCATTCTGGTTCTCCTTCCAGTGCTGGGCAACATCATTGGCAAGGGGGTCGTCGGGGTTGGGAGCACCGAGAAGAGCCTGAATAGAGAGGCTATGAGGGATGCGTGAGCAGACGCAGAGTTTAGTGATATGAGGAGATAGACGTACAGGACGGTTCGAATTTGAAGAGCAGGGGACCACTTGTCTTTGAGGATATCAAGACAGATTCGGCCGAGCTTGTCTATAGTTCAGAGCAGTTAAAATGTGTTTCTTTGGTTGATAGGGGATAGCTACAGAGGGCGCATAGACATACCAATATTTGGGTGGCTAGGTGGAATGAATCAGCAAGCGATGACCAATACGATACAATGAAACTCACTATATCCTGGTCAAAAATCGGACTTTCGGGGGATTCATGGGATATTCTTCCGGCAAGAACAGTTCAAGCTTGAAAACACCACCTGTTCACGCAGATCGCAGGATAAGGCCGCGAACAAACATGATCAGCCTCCATGACGTCCCTACTCGTTTATCCCATCGTTCTCACAACAAAATGCAATGACAAGGGGGGGTAGAACTCACCTTCATATGGAGAAGAGTCGGGACCGGCAACAGTCACGTCGAAATGTCGGAGATTGTCATCTTTAGGAGCAGCGGAGATACCGGGAGGAGAGTCGGCCATGAGACGTTCAGTCTCCTGTCGGATGGAATGGGCAAGGTTTACGAGTTGACAAAGCAAGGGAATCAGATATACAATGCACGAGATAGTATTGTTACGAGAGTTGATTCGGTGATTCGTCAGTCTAACGATACGATTGATGGAAACCGACCGAGCATACCTTGAGGATACGTTTGGGTAAAGACATATCGAAAGGCTACGAGGACAGGAGTTGCTGAAAGAAAAACACAATTAGTAAGTAGTCACTCGGGCATAGATATCAGTGGGGTAGACGTACAATGTATGTTTTTCCTAAGTAATGTTCTCGAAAGTATGATTTAAAGAGCAACAAGTCGTTCGAGACATGCGATGGAAAGCACCGTCGTTGACATGATTCCGAGACAACGCCACCTACTCTCATTACAAACACTTTTCTAATTCCATTACAAGCTCAATTATAACCACTTTTCTAATGCCTCTCTTTCCGATTCAACCGTGGGACAAGGTTTTCACCGGCTGTAGTGATAACCGACAGAAACGACACCAAATCACAGCAAGCCTTTtgcatctttctcctcaacTTTCCTCGCCCATCATCGAACAATACTAGCAAACATGGCTTCAGTAAAAGAAGGAGACTACCAAGGTGGGAGAGTAAACCTaagaatggagaaggatttCAATTGACTTTGTGTGATCAGCTctgaaagaggagattaAGAAGATCATGAAGCAGCCCGGGTACGACGATGGATCTGCTGGTCCCGTTTTGGTTAGGTATGCCAGAATTGCATGAGTCATGATCCTTACATGCTTATCTGTACAAATAGACTGGCGTGGCATGCTTCTGGAAACTTTAGTCTGGTAGAAGTAAGCTCATTGCTGGTCACGCTTTGTTAAAGGTCTTGGCTAACATGTGATTCATAGCACAACGGAGGTTCTAACGGGTAAGCAAGCATACAGTGAATCTCTTCACCTGGTCAAGCTAACATATGGAGTAAAGAGCTGGAATGAGATTCCCACCGGAAGTAAGCATCAATGAATCTTTCAGCTTGACGCGCGAAGAACAAGGCTAAACCAACTTCTCCAGTCTGTTGACCCCGCAAATGCCGGTCTCCATTATGCCATATCGTTCCTTCTCCCGCTTCAGAGTGCCAACTCCTGGATCTCTCATGCGGACTTGTGGAGTATGTtcctctctcatcctcaactgTCATGGTTTCAATTAATCGACTCTCCTTTATTTAGCTCTGGCAGGAGTAACAGCCATCGAGGCTATGGGCGGTCCGCAAATCCCCTGGGAACCCGGAAGACTAGACTATGAATCTGAGCAAGCTGCAGTTGAGCATCGAGGTGATGTGTCCAACCGTTTACCAGATGGAGCCTTGGGAGCAGCCCACATTAGGGACGTGTttggaagaatggggtTCTCAGACCAGGAGATTGTAGCGCTCAGTGGTGCTCATAACCTGGGTGGGTGATGCGAGGTGGAAACATGTTTTCAATACTAATTCGACTCTTTAGGTCGTTGTCATGCGGACCGGAGTGGCTTTGATGGGTACCGGAAAATAGCCTCTGTACGTGACGTtggctgatgatgagctaTGCAGACCATGGGTCGTCAATCCAACTCGTTTCTCCAATCAGTATTTCAAACTTCTCCTCCGTCCCATTTGGAAACCCAGACAATGGGATGGACCATTCCAGTAGGTGGACCTAAACCTAACTTCTATAATCTGTGCTGACATGAGGATCTCAGGTATGAAGCTATTGTAGCCGGCACAAGGCTCATGATGCTGCCAACAGACGTGGGCTCAACTCTCATCTCCATGGCATCTGCATGATCCTTATTGACTCCTGTCATAGATGGCTCTCATTGAGGACCCATCATTCCGTCCATGGGTCGAAAAATACGCGGCAGACCaaaatctcttcttcaaagatTTTGCCAACGCATTTGGTAAACTGATAGGTATGCCTTCATCTTGATGCCCCTGCGACCGCTCGTTGCTGACTTCCTTAACAATCGCTTAGAGCTGGGAGTAGATAGGGACGATACAGGCTTTGCTCGACTGGCCAAAAAAGCCGCCGAGGAGGGCAAGCCGTTGGACAAGACTGCTCCTCCTGCCGGCGATGAGACTTGTCCCGTCTCTGGAGCAGTAGGCGGTGGCGTGCAAAGagctgctggtggtggtggctgTCCCTTTATGGCGATGCAGAACAGGGAGGCAAAGTTATAAATCCCGTCTCACAATCCATCCTTTAGTAGACATGAAGACCGTCCGCCTAGCAGTTGTTGTAGCTTGATACTGATATAATTACCTTATCATGAATCTTTCACGTGCCCCGATATGTCCCACTGGCAACTTTAACCCCCAGATGAAGTCCAAACTACCATTTGGTCGGAAAGAAACCTAAGCCTTGTATGGGACCATGTAGTCAACTGCGGTGAATAATACTTGCAGCTAAAGTGGCCCCTCATTACTATAGCCTCTTTGACAACCTGGGAAAATCAAAGGAGGATCCTTTGTGAGATTGTTCATGAGTCATACATCGGCGGCGTGACGGTTTTGTGCCTCCTGATTCTTCCTTTGTAAAAGCCTTCTAAAACAGATAGGACGGCTTTGGAATAGCAGAAAGTATCGCCCAAATCTAAACCCCAAGGAGGTTATGTTTGGTTCAGAGCTCGCATGTGAACACTTATTGCTGCTCTACTACTATTCTATACTTTGTTATCGTTGCTTGCAATACTTATAAGATTTCCTTAAATACCATATCACGTTCATTATCCCacgttccttcttccataaCAGCAGTCGAGCAGCAACCGCTACCAACGGATTaaccctctccatcccaaTACCCAGCCGTCCCAATTCCACAAAGCCTCCAACAACAATAAAGCCAGGGGAAAATGTTCTTCAAGACCGTCCCCCTCCTCTTGCTGCTCGTTTccccattccttccttcttctcttgcaGACCCGACCGAAGTTGACTGCCCTGACACCGACCTGGCGACCTACCTCATCTCCCTTATCAATGTCCTGTACTACAACGGCCTTACCATCTCCGAAGAGCTTATCGTTCATCTCTCCGAAACTGACGAGGGTTACGAGTTGCTGGAGGATCTTTACATGAACGCAGATATCTGGACATTTTTGGCTCCTACAGACGAAGCATGGCAGACAGCGAACATTTGGCCACCATTCTCTTCAATGACAGACCACTGGGGTGCGGATCTCCTGGCGCTACACTCACTTCAAGGCGAATACTCACCATCGTCCGTGCCATCTCAAGGTGCAGAAGTGGCGTCTACTTACCTCGAAatgaaagatgagatgAATGCGACGAGTTCAAATAGTCAGGCGTATCAAGCGGTGGTATTGTACCAAGGAGATAACGGAGGCCTGGTAGTAGATGGCTGGTGGGGAAATGCCACGAGTTGGAATGGATTCGTCGACACGAGTAGCAGCTTGGGTCTGGGGAATCTGGAAATTCTTCCCATCGATTATGTGGGTTTCCTCTTTCTGTTACGTATGACAACTAAGATATGATGCAGGTTCTTGCCTTTCCTCCTAGCCTCTCCGAAGCTTTTGCTACTTCAGGTTTATCCAACATGTCATCAGCCATTGAGGTCATAGGCATGACAGATGAGCTTCAGCAACTTACTGATAATGGATTCACCATCTTTGCACCTATCGACTCTATCTGGAGCGATGAAGCCAAGAGTATGATGACGAATGATAGTACTGCAGTGCCGTTAGTTAAGAACCACGTAAGTCAAGATCATTACATTGAAAGAGCTTAGTTGACAAGAAGGGGTAGTATACAACTAGTTACTCGTTATTTTCGCCTATGTGGGCTTCATCTGGGTCTTTTGATCTCCAAGTTGAGTCTGGAGAGGTCCTTACAATCAAGgttgacgatgatggaggCTATTCGGTCGTCCTTGGAGATGTGGAAGCAAAGATCATCAAG includes:
- a CDS encoding hypothetical protein (HMMPfam hit to UQ_con, Ubiquitin-conjugating enzyme, score: 226.1, E(): 6.1e-65), which encodes MADSPPGISAAPKDDNLRHFDVTVAGPDSSPYEGGVFKLELFLPEEYPMNPPKVRFLTRIYHPNIDKLGRICLDILKDKWSPALQIRTVLLSIQALLGAPNPDDPLANDVAQHWKENQNAAIAQAREWTRKYAQ
- a CDS encoding hypothetical protein (Match to ESTs gb|CF191398.1|CF191398, gb|CF194797.1|CF194797; HMMPfam hit to peroxidase, Peroxidase, score: 108.7, E(): 1.4e-29) → MASVKEGDYQALKEEIKKIMKQPGYDDGSAGPVLVRLAWHASGNFSLVEHNGGSNGAGMRFPPESVDPANAGLHYAISFLLPLQSANSWISHADLWTLAGVTAIEAMGGPQIPWEPGRLDYESEQAAVEHRGDVSNRLPDGALGAAHIRDVFGRMGFSDQEIVALSGAHNLGRCHADRSGFDGPWVVNPTRFSNQYFKLLLRPIWKPRQWDGPFQYEAIVAGTRLMMLPTDMALIEDPSFRPWVEKYAADQNLFFKDFANAFGKLIELGVDRDDTGFARLAKKAAEEGKPLDKTAPPAGDETCPVSGAVGGGVQRAAGGGGCPFMAMQNREAKL